Sequence from the Egibacter rhizosphaerae genome:
CATGGGGACAGGCCGTTCCAGCGTGTGAGAAGGCGAGCCCACCCCAGATCGCCGCCTGGGACATCGCCGACCGCGCTCGGAGATCGCTCCCGTCGCGCACCGCGGGGCGCAGGCTTTCGGCGATGAGGCGAACACCCCGCACGGCGAAGTCGTCGGCAACGTCGTTCCGACCGAGGAAGACGCCGTCGACCAGATCCTTGCTCTTCCGTGGGCGGGCTCGTGCAGTGAACGCCTCGACGCAGTGGCAGAAGGCATCGGCTCCCGCGTGGGCGGTCACCGACGGCGGGCAGCTCACGGTGAGCTCCGGGTCGGCGACAGCGAACTCCGCCACGAGGTGTGGGCTCGACACTCCGACCTTGAGTTCGAGGTTGGGGTCGGTGAGGACCGAGACGGGCGAGACCTCCGATCCGGTGCCCGACGTGGTCGGGACGGCGACGAGCGGGGTCACCGGCCCGGGGACCCGGCACTCGCCGTAGTAGTCGGCGGGTTCTCCGCCGTGGGTCTGCACGCACGCGACGATCTTGGCGAGATCGATGACGCTGCCGCCCCCCAGGGCGAGCACGACGTCCGCACGCGCGTCCTCCGCGACGGCCACCGCGGCATCGACGTCGGCGAGCGGCACCTCGGCGGTGGCCTCCGAGAACACCGAGACGTGTTCGGCGACCTCCTCGACCGCACCGAGGACGTGCTGCACGGACGGCTGCTCGACGAGGACGCGGTCGGTGACAACGAGCACCCGCCGACCAAGTTGCACGCACAGCGCGGGAACGTGCTCGGCGGTGCCCTCGCCGACGATCACCTGTCGGGGACTGCGGACCGTTTCGAGCACGTCAGGGCTCCTCTCCTCGTGGCACCCCCGGAGAGGCGCCGACCTCCGTGGCCCACGCCACGGCTCGTTCCCACGTCACCTCGGCGATCGGCACTGCTCCCTGTCCGAGGCAGGCGCGGCGCCGCTCCCGCGCACGGTCCCCTGGGACGGTCACCCGTTCGTGCCCCGGGGCCACCGGGCACGAGCGCAGCTCCTCCACGAAGCGCTGAAGTGGTCCGCGGTCGTCCTGACCGAACGCGGCCGGATCGATCGCGAGCAGCACGTCGCCTTTGTTGCAGTGATCGGTCGCGTCGAGAGTCCCGCGTACGTCGCGTCCGAGTGCCGTACCGGTGAGCGAGGCGACAAGCACCTCCAACGTCACCGCGAGCGCGTACCCCTTCGCGCCCCCGAAGGGACTGATCGCGCCTTTCACCGCCTCCGCCGGGTCGGACGTCGGGACGCCGCGCGCATCGACCACCGATCCTTGGGGCAACGGCTCACCCCGTGCCTCGTGGTCGAGCACCTTGCCCATCGAGACTTCGCCCGTCGCCATGTCGAGCACGACCGGCTCCTCCTCTGAGGGCACAGCAACCGCCAGGGGGTTCGTACCGACCATCGCCGGGATTCCCCCCCACGGGTGAACGAGGGCTTCGCTCGTCGTCGTGGCGAGGCCCACCACGCCGTCGGCCGCGAGACGCTCGACGTACGGCGCGAGCATCCCGAGGTGGTTGGTGTCGCGGATGGCGGCCACTGCGACGCCGGTGTCGACGAGCCGTTCCAGGAGCGCGTCGACCGCTCGAGCGGCTGTCGGGGGCCCGAGCCCCCGCTGGCCATCGACGGCCAGCGCGGCCGGCGTGCGCCACTCGAGACGGGGTTTCGCGTCGGGCACGGCGAGACCGCGGCGGATCCGACCGGCGAGGACCTCGATACGGCGGAGACCATGCGAAGGGTGGCCCCGGAGATCGCCCTCGAGCAGGACCTGGGCCTGCCATCGCGCAGCCTCCTCCGGCGCGCCGAGCCCGGTCAGGATGTCGGTGACCAGGCCGACGTGTTCGTCGACCTCGACCCAACGCACGCCCGACTCGCTCATCGCCGGGACACCGCCGCGTAGGTGTACTCCACGTACTCGTCCAGGCCCTCATGCGAGCCCTCGCGTCCGAGCCCGGAGTGCTTCACGCCCCCGAACGGAGCCGCGGGGTCGGACACGAGGCCACGGTTGATGCCGAGCATCCCAGTCTCGAGCTCCTCGGCGAAACGCAGGGCGCGGTCGATGTCCTGGGTGTAGACATAGGCAACAAGGCCGTGCTCGGTGTCGTTCGCCCGGGCGATCACCTCGTCATCCGAGTCGAACGTGCCGACGGGGGCGACCGGGCCGAAGATCTCCGTGCTGGCGAGCTCGGCGTCCGCCGGGACACGCGACAGGACCGTGGGCGCGTAGAAGTAGCCACGCTCGGAGGGCCGTTCCCCCCCGGTGAGAACCTCGGCGCCGCGGCGGGTCGCGTCCTCGACGAGGTCTTC
This genomic interval carries:
- a CDS encoding Ldh family oxidoreductase, with the protein product MSESGVRWVEVDEHVGLVTDILTGLGAPEEAARWQAQVLLEGDLRGHPSHGLRRIEVLAGRIRRGLAVPDAKPRLEWRTPAALAVDGQRGLGPPTAARAVDALLERLVDTGVAVAAIRDTNHLGMLAPYVERLAADGVVGLATTTSEALVHPWGGIPAMVGTNPLAVAVPSEEEPVVLDMATGEVSMGKVLDHEARGEPLPQGSVVDARGVPTSDPAEAVKGAISPFGGAKGYALAVTLEVLVASLTGTALGRDVRGTLDATDHCNKGDVLLAIDPAAFGQDDRGPLQRFVEELRSCPVAPGHERVTVPGDRARERRRACLGQGAVPIAEVTWERAVAWATEVGASPGVPRGEEP
- a CDS encoding iron-containing alcohol dehydrogenase; the protein is MLETVRSPRQVIVGEGTAEHVPALCVQLGRRVLVVTDRVLVEQPSVQHVLGAVEEVAEHVSVFSEATAEVPLADVDAAVAVAEDARADVVLALGGGSVIDLAKIVACVQTHGGEPADYYGECRVPGPVTPLVAVPTTSGTGSEVSPVSVLTDPNLELKVGVSSPHLVAEFAVADPELTVSCPPSVTAHAGADAFCHCVEAFTARARPRKSKDLVDGVFLGRNDVADDFAVRGVRLIAESLRPAVRDGSDLRARSAMSQAAIWGGLAFSHAGTACPHALQYPLGSATQTPHGLGVGLLLPYVLSAVRDTVADRLAALAGVVGLDAASRSENEAATAFIEWVGELMDDIGIPSSLAELGVAREDVRTLAEKASGVHRLLQNHPGATDGDTLEAILDAAWLGDRERAGVAAR